A stretch of the Cryptosporangium phraense genome encodes the following:
- a CDS encoding tetratricopeptide repeat protein, with protein MADGRRASRGWVEYDIRAEGVDKPPVGRRAARRRREQQQEEPGYGGYLGYGDPSEYGRRYHDLEAAWDAPSGHGPGSPAYDPGYRTGVYEQLHDDYDPRYPVYSDPTFGSSYEEPHYHEPDYHYPGYPGYRAEDYGAGGVQGFGGLLAIESGSSTPTEPEPAPTPAGTEIELRDQVRSALPVPETLAEARGLLFAPTAVVPVGLASEWLRPEARIVPTQPRPEVDDLVAWATQADRGPVLRLLCGAGGQGKTHAAQQVCARLEAQGWLAGFVHLPPANWRSITLDDLEYTGPDRPHWEQELRRAGEVIAGIRSVARLRTPTLLVVDQAESVGPLVGELLATIDEYDAAPWIRVLLLARSPDGWFTDLSEAHRLRSWVSPNPVSLGSLPSQLGSAEATAVWRAAVAAFANRAVSDGVLPRADLERLTSPPPAGLWPTTLDFYADAALRVLDATAPALRRHTRRDGGGPDPVAGVLAYERRQVSAVLTAAGCAIEDGQRDWAMAVVSLLPAASPEAAVRALRTVPAPWQVPPDRRADVAMALARLYRGTAEAGWSPPRPARLADAHLLDLAGSLADPEWSAVISDICGELDPLAALHAASALIRCLSAPTPSRRQERAKNRISVSLPWLLQTAPHRYAQPLTLLAPERYTKAIGDLLAVDGVPAETVQQLDSLVLSIGYTPSRATIAAALSERLVAAAYPGHDGTPEQLSEYARCLNNLGIRLSALGHTEDALQPAEDAVAVQRGLAMSDSTYLPDLAMSLDLLSTALADAGRPDEALPPAEEAVVAYRRLAAQDSVSYLPELATALNTLGIRLTEVGRRDAALDPVEEAVAVCRRLAVIDRATYQPELAFSLMNLSITLADLERWEESIEPAEEAVAVYRRLVAADSVGHLSQLALALNNLGNRLAETGRRLEALEPAEEAVSVYRRLVASNSTAYLPNLAASLNNLGIRLAEAGRQQEALTPVEEAVEVYRRLAETEDSYLSELALSLHNLGNRLVRLGRPDDALSPVAEAIEIRRHLAAVDPNPHLPDLARSLAAASATMGAIGRVEEAAEAAAEAVEVLEATPSPRRSDDTLLMAAIKIRDDAYSRLEADEDRALTQTTTTVRALGWGAGQQVPPHPRRRH; from the coding sequence GTGGCTGATGGTCGGCGGGCGTCGCGCGGATGGGTCGAGTACGACATCCGGGCCGAGGGCGTGGACAAACCGCCGGTCGGGCGCAGGGCCGCCCGGCGACGGCGCGAACAGCAGCAGGAGGAGCCGGGCTACGGCGGCTATCTGGGCTACGGGGACCCGAGCGAGTACGGCCGCCGGTACCACGACCTGGAAGCGGCCTGGGACGCCCCGTCGGGGCACGGCCCGGGCTCCCCGGCGTACGACCCCGGCTACCGGACCGGCGTCTACGAGCAGCTCCACGACGACTACGACCCGCGGTACCCGGTCTACAGCGACCCCACGTTCGGCTCGAGCTACGAAGAGCCCCACTACCACGAGCCCGACTACCACTACCCCGGCTACCCCGGCTACCGCGCCGAGGACTACGGCGCCGGCGGGGTCCAGGGCTTCGGCGGCCTCCTGGCCATCGAGAGCGGCTCCAGCACCCCCACCGAGCCCGAGCCCGCACCCACCCCGGCCGGCACCGAGATCGAGCTCCGCGACCAGGTCCGCTCCGCGCTCCCGGTCCCCGAGACGCTCGCCGAGGCCCGCGGGCTGCTGTTCGCCCCGACCGCGGTCGTGCCCGTCGGCCTGGCGTCGGAATGGCTGCGCCCGGAGGCGCGGATCGTCCCGACGCAGCCCCGGCCCGAGGTCGACGACCTCGTCGCCTGGGCGACGCAGGCCGACCGCGGACCGGTCCTCCGGCTGCTCTGCGGAGCCGGCGGCCAGGGCAAGACGCACGCCGCCCAGCAGGTCTGCGCCCGGCTCGAGGCCCAGGGCTGGCTGGCCGGTTTCGTGCACCTGCCGCCGGCCAACTGGCGCTCGATCACGCTCGACGACCTCGAGTACACCGGCCCGGACCGCCCGCACTGGGAGCAGGAGTTGCGCCGGGCCGGTGAGGTGATCGCCGGCATCCGGTCGGTGGCCCGCCTGCGCACGCCGACGCTGCTCGTCGTCGACCAGGCCGAGTCGGTCGGTCCGCTGGTCGGCGAGCTGCTGGCCACGATCGACGAGTACGACGCCGCTCCGTGGATCCGCGTCCTGCTGCTGGCCCGCTCGCCCGACGGCTGGTTCACCGACCTCTCCGAGGCCCACCGGCTGCGGTCCTGGGTCTCCCCGAATCCCGTGTCGCTCGGTTCGCTGCCGTCCCAGCTCGGCTCGGCCGAGGCGACCGCGGTCTGGCGCGCGGCCGTCGCCGCGTTCGCGAACCGCGCCGTCTCCGACGGCGTCCTGCCCAGGGCCGACCTCGAGCGGCTGACCTCCCCGCCCCCGGCGGGCCTCTGGCCCACCACCCTCGACTTCTATGCGGACGCCGCCCTGCGCGTTCTCGACGCGACCGCGCCGGCCCTCCGACGTCACACGCGCCGGGACGGTGGCGGGCCGGACCCGGTCGCCGGAGTGCTGGCGTACGAGCGGCGGCAGGTCTCGGCCGTGCTCACGGCGGCCGGCTGCGCGATCGAGGACGGTCAGCGCGACTGGGCGATGGCCGTCGTCTCGCTGCTGCCCGCGGCGAGCCCGGAGGCGGCCGTCCGGGCGTTGCGTACCGTCCCCGCGCCCTGGCAGGTGCCCCCGGACCGACGGGCCGACGTCGCGATGGCGCTCGCCCGGCTCTACCGGGGCACCGCCGAAGCGGGCTGGTCGCCGCCGCGCCCGGCCCGGCTGGCCGACGCGCACCTGCTCGATCTGGCCGGGAGCCTGGCCGATCCGGAGTGGTCGGCGGTCATCTCCGACATCTGCGGAGAGCTCGATCCACTGGCCGCGCTGCACGCGGCGTCCGCACTGATCCGCTGCCTGTCGGCGCCGACGCCGTCCCGGCGGCAGGAGCGGGCGAAGAACCGGATCAGCGTGTCGCTGCCGTGGCTGCTGCAGACCGCGCCGCACCGCTACGCGCAGCCGCTGACGCTGCTGGCCCCGGAGCGCTACACGAAGGCGATCGGCGACCTGCTGGCCGTCGACGGGGTGCCGGCCGAGACCGTGCAGCAGCTCGACTCGCTGGTGCTCTCGATCGGCTACACGCCGAGCCGGGCGACGATCGCCGCCGCGCTGTCGGAGCGACTGGTCGCGGCCGCCTACCCGGGTCACGACGGGACTCCCGAGCAGCTCAGCGAGTACGCCCGCTGCCTGAACAACCTGGGCATCCGGCTGTCCGCGCTGGGTCATACCGAGGACGCGCTGCAGCCGGCCGAGGACGCGGTCGCGGTGCAGCGCGGGCTGGCTATGTCGGACTCGACGTACCTGCCCGACCTGGCGATGTCGCTCGACCTGCTCAGCACCGCGCTGGCCGACGCCGGGCGTCCGGACGAGGCTCTACCGCCGGCCGAGGAGGCCGTGGTCGCGTACCGGCGGCTGGCCGCGCAGGACTCGGTCAGCTACCTGCCGGAGCTGGCGACGGCGCTGAACACGCTCGGAATCCGGCTCACCGAGGTCGGCCGGCGCGACGCGGCACTGGACCCGGTGGAGGAGGCGGTCGCGGTCTGCCGGCGGCTGGCCGTCATCGACCGGGCGACGTACCAGCCGGAGCTGGCGTTCTCGCTGATGAACCTCAGCATCACGCTGGCCGACCTGGAGCGCTGGGAGGAGTCGATCGAGCCGGCCGAGGAGGCCGTCGCCGTGTACCGGCGGCTGGTCGCGGCCGACTCGGTGGGGCACCTCTCGCAACTGGCGCTGGCGCTGAACAACCTCGGCAACCGGCTCGCCGAGACCGGTCGCCGGCTGGAGGCGCTGGAGCCGGCCGAAGAAGCCGTGTCGGTCTACCGTCGGCTCGTCGCGTCGAACTCGACCGCGTACCTGCCGAACCTGGCCGCGTCGCTCAACAACCTCGGGATCCGGCTGGCCGAGGCCGGCCGGCAGCAGGAGGCGCTGACGCCGGTCGAGGAGGCCGTCGAGGTGTACCGGCGGCTGGCCGAGACCGAGGACTCGTACCTGTCCGAGCTCGCCCTCTCGCTGCACAACCTGGGCAACCGGCTGGTGCGGCTGGGGCGTCCGGACGACGCGCTCTCGCCGGTCGCCGAGGCGATCGAGATCCGGCGTCACCTGGCCGCCGTCGACCCGAACCCGCACCTGCCCGACCTGGCCCGGTCGCTGGCCGCGGCCAGCGCGACGATGGGGGCGATCGGGCGGGTCGAGGAGGCGGCCGAGGCTGCGGCCGAGGCGGTCGAGGTCCTGGAGGCGACGCCGTCGCCGCGAAGGTCGGACGACACGCTGCTGATGGCCGCGATCAAGATCCGCGACGACGCGTACTCGCGCCTGGAGGCGGACGAAGATCGGGCTCTGACCCAGACGACGACGACCGTGCGGGCGCTGGGCTGGGGAGCGGGCCAGCAGGTCCCGCCGCACCCGCGCCGCCGTCACTGA
- a CDS encoding MarR family winged helix-turn-helix transcriptional regulator, translated as MTDLPHVFSDLVRAETRLYNGVDARLRNEHGLAASQYLFLRAINDMDKCRVNDLARAIAITVGAVSKGVDRLEAAGWVSRRPNPENRRSSLLEVTPAGRVKLEAATVTFQDALEKWLDNPAIEQLAASLAVLRGELEAADVGRPIG; from the coding sequence GTGACCGATCTCCCCCACGTCTTCTCGGATCTCGTCCGGGCCGAGACGCGGCTCTACAACGGCGTCGACGCGCGGCTGCGGAACGAACACGGCCTGGCCGCGTCCCAGTACCTGTTCCTGCGGGCGATCAACGACATGGACAAATGCCGGGTGAACGACCTGGCCCGGGCGATCGCGATCACGGTCGGGGCGGTCAGCAAGGGCGTCGACCGGCTGGAGGCGGCCGGGTGGGTGAGTCGCCGGCCCAACCCGGAGAACCGGCGCTCGTCGCTCCTGGAGGTGACGCCGGCCGGGCGCGTCAAGCTCGAGGCGGCCACCGTGACGTTCCAGGACGCCCTGGAGAAGTGGCTCGACAACCCCGCGATCGAGCAACTCGCGGCCTCACTGGCCGTGCTCCGGGGCGAGTTGGAGGCCGCGGACGTCGGGCGCCCGATCGGCTGA
- a CDS encoding alpha/beta hydrolase yields MTAEQRAAIDAQLRAYPFDVSAEPAQMRAAFEAFAGAAPAALPALELGGRPALEWAGAGGTILYFHGGSWIVGSPATAQRLTSALVRRTGLRAVSLDYRLAPEHPFPAAIEDAVAAYRALVAEGEPIVLAGDSAGGGLAVITAIVARDEGLPRPAGVVAFSPGLDATRTGESMTTKEGVDPLFTRAGLQRLSRYHLAGQDPRHPWVSPAVVGDLTGLPPVLLQVGTNEVLLDDSVRFAARAAAAGVDVILDVTGDVPHVFQTFEGVLDEADAALDRAAQFIRARTSRQ; encoded by the coding sequence ATGACCGCCGAACAGCGAGCCGCGATCGACGCCCAGCTGCGGGCGTACCCGTTCGACGTGTCGGCCGAGCCGGCTCAGATGCGGGCCGCGTTCGAGGCGTTCGCCGGAGCCGCGCCGGCCGCGCTCCCGGCCCTCGAGCTGGGCGGCCGTCCAGCGCTGGAATGGGCCGGGGCGGGCGGCACGATCCTGTACTTCCACGGCGGATCCTGGATCGTCGGCTCCCCGGCCACCGCGCAGCGGCTCACGTCCGCGCTGGTCCGACGCACCGGCCTGCGCGCGGTGTCGCTCGACTACCGGCTGGCGCCCGAGCACCCGTTCCCGGCCGCGATCGAGGACGCGGTAGCGGCCTACCGCGCGCTCGTGGCCGAAGGCGAACCGATCGTTCTGGCCGGGGACTCGGCCGGAGGCGGCCTGGCCGTGATCACCGCGATCGTCGCCCGCGACGAAGGACTACCCCGGCCGGCCGGCGTAGTCGCGTTCTCCCCGGGCCTGGACGCGACCCGCACCGGCGAGAGCATGACCACCAAGGAGGGCGTGGATCCGCTGTTCACCCGCGCCGGCCTCCAGCGCCTGAGCCGCTACCACCTGGCCGGTCAGGACCCCCGGCACCCGTGGGTGAGCCCGGCCGTGGTCGGCGACCTCACCGGCCTGCCGCCCGTCCTGCTGCAGGTCGGCACCAACGAGGTCCTGCTCGACGACTCGGTCCGGTTCGCCGCCCGAGCCGCCGCAGCCGGCGTCGACGTGATCCTCGACGTCACCGGCGACGTGCCGCACGTGTTCCAGACCTTCGAGGGCGTCCTCGACGAGGCGGACGCGGCCCTCGACCGGGCCGCCCAGTTCATCCGCGCCCGAACCTCACGCCAGTAG
- a CDS encoding DUF72 domain-containing protein: MGRIRVGTASWTDKTLIASGWYPEGVESAAERLGYYASQFDLVEVDSTYYSPPAENTAALWASRTPAGFTFNVKAFSLLTQHPTRPASLYKDLRPSSSSTKNLYLHDLDDSVVDEVWERFLAALQPLRDAGKLGALLFQFPQWFPIGRRNREYILQVRERCGADRICVEFRNKTWLSSENQESTLGFLTDYQVPYVVVDMPQGHASSVPPIVAATADLAVVRFHGHSDKWTSKDIHEKFGYLYSEKEMEEWAPKIRDLPAKETHVLMNNCYSDYAQRNAAQLVDLLA; this comes from the coding sequence ATGGGACGCATCCGGGTCGGTACTGCCTCGTGGACCGACAAGACACTGATCGCGTCCGGCTGGTACCCCGAGGGCGTCGAGTCCGCCGCGGAGCGGCTCGGGTACTACGCCTCGCAGTTCGACCTCGTCGAGGTCGACTCGACCTATTACTCGCCGCCGGCCGAGAACACGGCCGCGCTGTGGGCATCGCGCACGCCGGCCGGTTTCACGTTCAACGTGAAAGCGTTCTCCCTGCTGACGCAGCATCCGACGCGGCCGGCGTCGTTGTACAAGGACCTGCGGCCGTCTTCTTCTTCGACGAAGAACCTCTACCTGCACGATCTGGACGATTCCGTGGTGGACGAGGTGTGGGAGCGGTTCCTCGCGGCCCTGCAGCCGTTGCGGGACGCCGGCAAGCTCGGCGCGCTGCTGTTCCAGTTCCCGCAGTGGTTCCCGATCGGGCGCCGGAATCGCGAGTACATCCTCCAGGTTCGCGAGCGCTGCGGGGCGGATCGGATCTGCGTGGAGTTCCGGAACAAGACGTGGCTGTCTTCGGAAAACCAAGAGTCGACGCTCGGGTTCCTGACCGACTACCAGGTGCCGTACGTGGTCGTGGACATGCCGCAGGGGCACGCGAGCTCGGTGCCGCCCATCGTGGCCGCGACCGCGGACCTGGCCGTGGTGCGGTTCCACGGGCACAGCGACAAGTGGACGAGCAAGGACATCCACGAGAAGTTCGGGTACCTGTACTCGGAGAAGGAAATGGAGGAGTGGGCGCCGAAGATCCGGGACCTGCCGGCCAAGGAGACCCACGTCCTGATGAACAACTGCTACTCGGACTACGCGCAGCGGAACGCGGCCCAGTTGGTGGACCTACTGGCGTGA
- a CDS encoding DUF1918 domain-containing protein, whose product MQAHIGDRVHVHGYSTGSPDLWGEVLEVRGTQGQPPYLVAFNDGHQGLIFPGPDAVIEHTAVRR is encoded by the coding sequence ATGCAGGCTCACATCGGCGACCGGGTACACGTCCACGGATACTCGACCGGGTCGCCCGATCTCTGGGGTGAAGTGCTCGAAGTCCGGGGCACCCAGGGCCAGCCGCCGTACCTCGTCGCGTTCAACGACGGTCACCAGGGGCTGATCTTCCCCGGGCCGGACGCGGTCATCGAGCACACCGCCGTTCGGCGCTGA
- the groES gene encoding co-chaperone GroES, producing MTTATKVTIRPLEDRILVQANEAETTTASGIVIPDTAKEKPQEGTVLAVGPGRVDDKGARVPVDVKVGDTVIYSKYGGTEVKYAGEEYLLLSARDVLAVVEK from the coding sequence GTGACGACCGCTACCAAGGTCACCATCCGTCCGCTCGAGGACCGCATTCTGGTCCAGGCGAACGAGGCCGAGACGACGACCGCTTCCGGCATCGTCATCCCGGACACCGCCAAGGAGAAGCCCCAGGAGGGCACCGTCCTCGCCGTCGGCCCGGGCCGGGTGGACGACAAGGGCGCCCGCGTTCCGGTGGACGTGAAGGTCGGCGACACCGTCATCTACTCGAAGTACGGCGGCACCGAGGTCAAGTACGCCGGCGAGGAGTACCTGCTGCTTTCGGCCCGCGACGTTCTCGCGGTCGTCGAGAAGTAA
- the groL gene encoding chaperonin GroEL (60 kDa chaperone family; promotes refolding of misfolded polypeptides especially under stressful conditions; forms two stacked rings of heptamers to form a barrel-shaped 14mer; ends can be capped by GroES; misfolded proteins enter the barrel where they are refolded when GroES binds) — MAKTLSFSDDARKGLERGVDALADVVKITLGPKGRNVVLDKKFGSPTITNDGVTIAREVELTDPYENLGAQLAKEVATKTNDVAGDGTTTATVLAQALVREGLRNVAAGANPIAVRRGIQAAVDAVNAALLEKAIPVESKQSIAHVATISAQDATIGNLIAEAMDVVGSDGVITVEESSAMETELEVTEGLQIDKGYISPYFATDTESLEAVLEDARILVTTEKISSITDLLPLLEKVVEAKKPLLIIAEDVDGEALSTLVVNSIRKTFTVVAVKAPGFGDRRKAMLGDIAELTGAQVVAPEIGLKLDQVGLDVLGTARRVTVTKDNTTIVDGGGSAEGLAGRIAQIKNEIEASDSDWDREKLQERLAKLSGGVSVIRVGAATEVELKEKKHRIEDAISATKAAVEEGIVAGGGTALVHAGPALEGNLGLVGDEATGVSIVRAALSYPLRNIAENAGLEGGVVVSKVAELPVGSGLNAATGEYGDLVAQGVVDPVKVTRNALANAASIAGLLLTTESLVVEKPAEEEPAAHSHGGHGHSHSHGPGF; from the coding sequence ATGGCGAAGACACTTTCCTTCTCCGACGACGCCCGGAAGGGGCTCGAGCGCGGCGTCGACGCGCTCGCTGACGTCGTCAAGATCACGCTCGGCCCGAAGGGCCGCAACGTGGTCCTCGACAAGAAGTTCGGCAGCCCGACGATCACCAACGATGGTGTCACCATCGCGCGTGAGGTCGAGCTGACCGACCCGTACGAGAACCTCGGCGCCCAGCTCGCCAAGGAGGTCGCCACCAAGACGAACGACGTCGCTGGTGACGGCACCACCACCGCGACCGTGCTGGCGCAGGCGCTGGTCCGCGAGGGCCTCCGCAACGTCGCCGCGGGCGCGAACCCGATCGCGGTCCGCCGGGGCATCCAGGCCGCGGTCGACGCGGTGAACGCGGCGCTGCTGGAGAAGGCCATCCCGGTCGAGTCCAAGCAGTCGATCGCGCACGTCGCGACGATCTCGGCCCAGGACGCCACGATCGGCAACCTGATCGCCGAGGCCATGGACGTCGTGGGCAGCGACGGTGTCATCACCGTCGAGGAGTCCTCGGCCATGGAGACCGAGCTCGAGGTCACCGAGGGTCTGCAGATCGACAAGGGCTACATCTCGCCCTACTTCGCGACCGACACCGAGAGCCTCGAGGCGGTTCTCGAGGATGCCCGCATCCTCGTCACCACCGAGAAGATCTCGTCGATCACCGACCTGCTCCCGCTGCTGGAGAAGGTCGTCGAGGCGAAGAAGCCGCTGCTGATCATCGCGGAAGACGTCGATGGTGAGGCGCTCTCCACGCTGGTCGTCAACTCGATCCGCAAGACCTTCACGGTCGTCGCGGTCAAGGCGCCCGGCTTCGGTGACCGTCGCAAGGCCATGCTGGGCGACATCGCCGAGCTGACCGGCGCGCAGGTCGTCGCCCCGGAGATCGGTCTCAAGCTCGACCAGGTCGGCCTGGACGTACTGGGCACCGCCCGCCGCGTCACGGTCACCAAGGACAACACGACGATCGTCGACGGTGGCGGCTCGGCCGAGGGCCTGGCCGGTCGGATCGCCCAGATCAAGAACGAGATCGAGGCGTCCGACTCCGACTGGGACCGCGAGAAGCTCCAGGAGCGCCTGGCCAAGCTCTCCGGCGGCGTCAGCGTGATCCGCGTGGGCGCGGCCACCGAGGTCGAGCTCAAGGAGAAGAAGCACCGCATCGAGGACGCCATCTCGGCGACCAAGGCGGCCGTCGAAGAGGGTATCGTCGCTGGTGGCGGCACCGCTCTCGTGCACGCGGGCCCGGCCCTCGAGGGCAACCTCGGCCTGGTCGGCGACGAGGCGACCGGTGTGTCGATCGTCCGCGCGGCGCTCTCCTACCCGCTGCGCAACATCGCCGAGAACGCCGGCCTCGAGGGCGGCGTCGTGGTCTCCAAGGTCGCCGAGCTGCCCGTCGGCTCCGGCCTCAACGCGGCCACCGGCGAGTACGGCGACCTGGTCGCCCAGGGCGTCGTCGACCCGGTGAAGGTGACGCGCAACGCGCTCGCCAACGCCGCGTCGATCGCCGGTCTGCTGCTCACGACCGAGAGCCTGGTCGTCGAGAAGCCGGCCGAGGAGGAGCCTGCGGCTCACTCCCACGGTGGCCACGGCCACTCGCACAGCCACGGCCCGGGTTTCTGA
- a CDS encoding WhiB family transcriptional regulator, with amino-acid sequence MADVRRLPGPNTDVWDWQLEGSCRGLDSALFFHPDNERGPSRARRESAAKAICAGCPVVEPCRQHALAVREPYGVWGGLSEAERNQLLGTGRGDAIDPPVEAVETVKIVRTF; translated from the coding sequence ATGGCCGACGTCCGCCGCCTACCCGGGCCGAACACTGATGTATGGGACTGGCAACTCGAGGGGTCGTGCCGCGGTCTCGACAGCGCCCTGTTCTTCCACCCCGACAACGAACGCGGCCCGTCCCGGGCGCGACGCGAGTCCGCGGCCAAGGCCATCTGCGCCGGCTGTCCGGTCGTCGAGCCGTGCCGTCAGCACGCGCTCGCGGTGCGTGAGCCGTACGGGGTGTGGGGTGGCCTGTCGGAGGCCGAGCGCAACCAGCTGCTCGGCACCGGCCGCGGCGACGCGATCGACCCGCCGGTCGAGGCCGTCGAGACCGTGAAGATCGTGCGTACGTTCTAG
- the shbA gene encoding RNA polymerase sigma factor ShbA: protein MTGERVELDTLAARAAQSDAAATAELLRQVQPMVVRYCRARLGRAGGGTYTTADDVAQEVCLAVLHALPRYRDQGRPFTAFLFRIAANKVTDAHRVAARELGVPVQTVPDTAAPGGGPEGFAIDADSSRRMRDLLDTLPPAHRDVLLLRIAVGLTAEETGQALGMSAGSVRVTQHRALNRLRRTIDPVRETA, encoded by the coding sequence ATGACCGGGGAGCGGGTCGAGTTGGACACGCTGGCAGCCCGGGCGGCGCAGTCCGATGCGGCGGCCACGGCGGAGCTGCTCCGGCAGGTGCAGCCGATGGTGGTGCGCTACTGCCGCGCCCGGCTGGGCCGAGCCGGTGGCGGTACCTATACGACGGCCGACGACGTAGCGCAGGAGGTGTGTCTCGCGGTGTTGCACGCGCTGCCTCGTTATCGCGACCAGGGACGCCCCTTCACGGCGTTCCTGTTCCGCATCGCTGCCAACAAAGTGACGGACGCGCACCGCGTCGCAGCCCGCGAGCTCGGCGTTCCAGTGCAGACGGTGCCCGACACGGCGGCCCCGGGCGGTGGCCCGGAAGGGTTCGCGATCGACGCGGACTCATCGCGCCGGATGCGTGACCTGCTCGACACGCTGCCCCCCGCCCACCGCGACGTGCTGCTGCTGCGTATCGCCGTCGGGCTGACGGCCGAGGAGACCGGCCAGGCGCTCGGCATGAGCGCCGGTTCCGTGCGGGTCACCCAGCACCGCGCGCTCAACCGGCTGCGCCGGACGATCGACCCGGTCCGGGAGACGGCATGA
- a CDS encoding DUF5319 family protein, with protein MQDEPLDPFAGDPTDPTSALDDDGPGRGGVQPLTAEERQDVLDDLADLDVYEALLTARDIRGLVVDCEDCRVPHYFAWDLLRANLRHLLVAGRTRVHEPAFDPDPSEYVTWEYARGYADGMQDAVDDADEA; from the coding sequence GTGCAGGACGAACCGCTAGACCCGTTCGCGGGTGATCCGACCGACCCGACGTCAGCGCTGGACGACGACGGGCCCGGTCGCGGTGGGGTGCAACCGTTGACCGCCGAAGAGCGGCAGGACGTTCTCGACGACCTGGCCGATCTCGACGTCTACGAGGCGCTGTTGACCGCGCGGGACATCCGCGGCCTGGTCGTCGACTGCGAAGACTGCCGGGTGCCGCACTATTTCGCCTGGGATCTGCTGCGGGCGAATTTGCGTCATCTGCTGGTGGCGGGGCGCACGCGCGTACACGAGCCGGCGTTCGATCCGGACCCGAGTGAGTACGTGACCTGGGAGTATGCCCGCGGCTACGCCGACGGTATGCAGGACGCGGTCGACGACGCCGACGAGGCCTGA
- a CDS encoding alpha/beta hydrolase family protein has product MTITSFDGTPIVVNLFPATGRRAPSVLVGPGWGSPGETNPASPTVAGLTGAGYNVVTWDPRGFGRSGGSASVDYYRYEGRDMQVLISWLAKQPEAQLDRPGDPRVGMAGGSYGGGIQFVTAALDRRVDAIVPTIAWNSLVDSLYPNRTSKTGWGNLLCAAGSAGTNRLAPEVQRTCALGLTGSLPDASLEAWWRDHGPAGRLIGRVRVPTMIVQGTVDTLFPLREGIANYNAIRTSGTPVKMVWFCGGHGVCNTPSGAAGHVEALTVAWFDRYLKRVRSAKTGPGFEYVDESGVWRGAPSYPLRGARSVSSSGSGTLAFSPADTSGTDIAAAPAVNAVRIAGPAATGRQVVGSPALSLTYRATGDAPRTSLYAQVVDTGRKLVAGNFATAVPIALDGRTHTVSVPLGALAWDAGALTLEITGGSRLYFPQRATGTVTLRARVTYLVTVPAHSVSS; this is encoded by the coding sequence GTGACGATCACCTCGTTCGACGGCACGCCGATCGTCGTCAACCTCTTCCCGGCCACCGGCCGGAGAGCACCGTCGGTGCTCGTCGGTCCGGGCTGGGGGTCGCCCGGGGAGACGAACCCGGCCTCGCCGACGGTCGCCGGGCTGACCGGCGCCGGGTACAACGTCGTCACCTGGGATCCGCGCGGCTTCGGCCGGTCCGGCGGGTCGGCCTCGGTGGACTACTACCGGTACGAGGGCCGGGACATGCAGGTGCTGATCAGCTGGCTCGCGAAGCAGCCCGAGGCCCAACTCGACCGACCCGGCGACCCGCGCGTCGGCATGGCCGGTGGCAGCTACGGCGGTGGCATCCAGTTCGTCACCGCGGCCCTCGACCGCCGGGTCGACGCGATCGTCCCCACGATCGCCTGGAACTCGCTGGTCGACAGCCTGTACCCGAACCGGACGTCGAAGACCGGCTGGGGCAACCTGCTCTGCGCGGCCGGCTCCGCCGGCACCAACCGGCTCGCCCCCGAGGTGCAGCGGACGTGCGCGCTGGGCCTGACCGGCAGCCTGCCGGACGCCTCGCTGGAGGCCTGGTGGCGTGACCACGGCCCGGCCGGCCGCCTGATCGGCCGCGTCCGCGTCCCCACGATGATCGTGCAGGGCACGGTCGACACGCTCTTCCCGCTGCGGGAGGGCATCGCCAACTACAACGCCATTCGGACGTCCGGCACGCCGGTGAAGATGGTGTGGTTCTGTGGTGGGCACGGCGTGTGCAACACCCCGTCCGGGGCCGCCGGTCACGTCGAGGCGCTGACCGTGGCCTGGTTCGACCGGTACCTGAAGCGGGTTCGGTCGGCGAAGACCGGGCCGGGCTTCGAGTACGTGGACGAGTCCGGGGTCTGGCGGGGGGCGCCGTCCTACCCGCTGCGTGGGGCGCGTTCGGTGTCTTCGTCCGGATCGGGGACGCTGGCGTTCAGCCCGGCCGACACGTCCGGCACCGACATCGCGGCGGCGCCGGCGGTGAACGCGGTGCGGATCGCCGGGCCGGCCGCCACCGGACGTCAGGTGGTCGGATCCCCGGCGTTGTCGCTGACGTACCGGGCCACCGGCGACGCCCCGCGGACGTCGCTCTACGCGCAGGTCGTCGACACCGGGCGGAAGCTGGTCGCGGGCAACTTCGCGACGGCCGTGCCGATCGCCCTGGACGGCCGGACGCACACGGTGTCGGTGCCGCTCGGAGCACTGGCCTGGGACGCCGGCGCCCTGACCCTGGAGATCACCGGCGGTTCGCGTCTCTATTTCCCGCAACGGGCCACCGGCACCGTGACGCTCCGCGCCCGAGTGACCTATCTGGTAACGGTGCCTGCACACAGCGTTAGTTCTTGA